The following are encoded in a window of Castanea sativa cultivar Marrone di Chiusa Pesio chromosome 5, ASM4071231v1 genomic DNA:
- the LOC142633442 gene encoding serine acetyltransferase 1, chloroplastic-like: MAACIANSRCETSSTDPFTLDSNKCQISTRCRNQPCRLNLSNLVSGKISNWGGKKVSNSSKTILHDEDEDGLWLKIQEEALHDLEQEPILLKYYYSSILSQVSLESALASHLAMKLSNAHIASDALMEVFLGVFREDHEARRAIRDDLKAVRERDPACISYVHCLLNFKGFLACQAHRVAHKLWSQGRKVMALLIQSRISEVFAVDIHPGAKIGRGILLDHATGIVIGETAVIGDNVTILHNVTLGGTGKVSGDRHPKIGDGVLIGAGTKVLGSIRIGEGAKIGAGSVVLKEVPPKTTAVGNPSRLVEGKEKLVI, translated from the coding sequence ATGGCAGCTTGTATTGCTAATTCAAGATGTGAAACTTCTAGTACTGATCCATTTACTTTGGACTCCAACAAGTGCCAAATTAGTACTCGTTGCAGGAACCAACCTTGCAGACTCAATTTGTCAAATTTGGTTTCTGGTAAAATCAGCAACTGGGGTGGGAAGAAAGTctcaaattcatcaaaaaccATTCTGCATGATGAGGATGAAGATGGGTTGTGGTTGAAAATTCAAGAGGAAGCTTTACATGATTTAGAACAAGAGCCTATCTTGCTCAAGTACTACTACTCATCAATATTGTCGCAAGTTTCACTAGAGAGTGCATTAGCGAGTCACCTAGCCATGAAGTTAAGCAATGCACATATTGCTAGCGATGCGCTCATGGAAGTTTTCTTAGGCGTTTTTCGTGAAGATCATGAGGCCAGGAGAGCCATCAGAGATGATCTCAAAGCTGTAAGAGAACGAGACCCAGCTTGCATTAGTTATGTTCACTGCTTGTTGAATTTCAAAGGTTTCCTTGCATGCCAAGCTCATAGGGTGGCACATAAATTGTGGTCACAAGGTAGGAAGGTCATGGCACTTCTAATTCAGAGTAGGATATCCGAGGTTTTTGCAGTAGACATCCATCCTGGAGCGAAAATCGGACGGGGGATATTACTTGATCATGCCACCGGAATTGTGATTGGAGAGACGGCAGTCATAGGTGACAACGTTACAATTCTACATAATGTGACATTAGGTGGTACAGGAAAAGTTTCTGGGGATAGGCATCCTAAGATAGGTGATGGGGTTTTAATAGGTGCAGGAACTAAGGTTTTGGGTAGTATAAGAATTGGAGAAGGGGCTAAAATTGGTGCAGGGTCAGTGGTCCTAAAGGAGGTGCCTCCTAAGACTACCGCTGTTGGAAACCCATCTAGATTGGTTGAAGGGAAAGAGAAACTTGTCATATGA
- the LOC142633441 gene encoding uncharacterized protein LOC142633441, giving the protein MGNWRNHPLRRFYHKKQPPRPPQREYDFENFFPGGKDGVPLWEKKFCTSVGRIPWGKIVDNKKYIHFQDNVLSWDDSAGKVAFQNAKKRFWAEINGLLCDISLPDPDMYIDEIDWNTNIDPELIKELDEELHNMQQENYNNPHEFSNVVDLGSLKKEVGEWNPWESWGNGGDKAWDDFGNKGRRWNQQEPKNWNNGHNTWESRIEQNNGALKDRGWGYCEENGWGRNEWDNGDNPWPVKNKGWGDFENKDWGWNQREPKNLNNDGNTLESRFRQNNRAFKDRGWRDCRGNGWGRSQGDNGDNSLPLKNKGWGKFENKDWGWNQKEPKKLNNGDNPWESRFGQNNGTLEGRGWRDCGGNGFSRKQWGKNNNELKHWEFTRTDRGTWNEGSQTRGGVEARGTWNEGSRKRRSVGGKGTWNEGGRN; this is encoded by the exons ATGGGTAATTGGAGAAATCATCCATTACGTAGATTTTACCATAAAAAACAGCCTCCAAGGCCGCCCCAGAGAGAATAcgactttgaaaattttttcccAG GAGGGAAAGATGGTGTGcctttatgggaaaagaaattTTGCACTTCAGTTGGAAGAATACCATGGGGGAAGATAGTAGATAATAAGAAGTATATACACTTTCAAGATAATGTGCTCAGTTGGGATGATTCTGCTGGTAAAGTGGCATTTCAAAATGCGAAGAAACGTTTTTGGGCAGAGATCAATGGCCTCCTCTGTGATATCTCTCTGCCTGATCCAGATATGTATATTGATGAAATAGATTGGAATACTAACATTGATCCTGAACTGATTAAGGAATTGGATGAAGAGTTGCATAATATGCAACAAGAAAATTATAACAATCCTCATGAATTTTCCAATGTGGTGGATCTTGGATCTCTGAAAAAAGAAGTAGGGGAGTGGAACCCATGGGAATCTTGGGGAAATGGAGGGGATAAGGCATGGGACGATTTTGGGAATAAAGGTAGGAGATGGAACCAGCAGGAGCCAAAGAATTGGAATAATGGTCACAATACATGGGAAAGCCGAATTGAACAGAATAATGGTGCTTTAAAAGATAGAGGGTGGGGATATTGTGAGGAAAATGGATGGGGTAGGAATGAGTGGGATAATGGCGACAACCCTTGGCCAGTGAAGAATAAAGGATGGGGTGATTTTGAGAATAAAGATTGGGGCTGGAACCAGAGGGAGCCAAAGAATTTGAATAATGATGGCAATACTTTGGAAAGCAGATTTAGACAGAATAACAGAGCTTTTAAAGATAGAGGATGGAGAGATTGCAGGGGAAATGGATGGGGTAGGAGTCAGGGGGATAATGGTGACAATTCTTTGCCTTTGAAAAATAAAGGATGGGGTAAATTTGAGAATAAAGATTGGGGCTGGAACCAAAAGgagccaaaaaaattaaataatggtGACAATCCTTGGGAAAGCAGATTTGGACAGAATAATGGAACTTTAGAAGGTAGAGGATGGAGAGATTGTGGGGGAAATGGATTTAGTAGGAAACAGtggggaaaaaataataatgagttAAAGCATTGGGAATTTACAAGAACTGATAGGGGAACATGGAATGAGGGTAGCCAGACAAGGGGAGGTGTTGAAGCTAGGGGAACCTGGAATGAGGGTAGCAGGAAGAGGAGAAGTGTTGGAGGTAAGGGAACCTGGAATGAGGGTGGCCGTAATTGA
- the LOC142635607 gene encoding uncharacterized protein LOC142635607: protein MDFHYDIDFIFLNDEPPFDSSSDDDEFELTLAIAIEELNNEGVSTSRRRSVQPRRFIWRNPLQGHNRLFHDYFAETLVYPPNLTHSGCLPFKKMTAAIRMLAYEVSADFMDEYLRIGETIAIKSFKKFVKAVVSIFSEEYLRSPNTNDIARLLAVGQHRGFSGMLGSIDCMHWKWKNCPSKWKGQYIGHTRDPTIILEIVASYDLCMHFLGYRGLTMTSIS from the exons ATGGATTTCCATTATgacattgattttatttttctaaatgatGAGCCTCCATTTGACTCatcttctgatgatgatgagttTGAACTTACTCTAGCTATTGCCATAGAAGAATTAAACAATGAAGGAGTATCAACATCACGTCGTCGTTCGGTTCAACCTCGCAGGTTTATTTGGCGTAATCCTTTGCAAGGTCATAACAGGCTTTTCCATGATTATTTTGCCGAAACACTAGTGTATCCTCCTAAT CTAACACACTCGGGTTGTCTTCCTTTCAAAAAGATGACCGCCGCAATCAGAATGCTTGCTTATGAAGTGTCGGCTGATTTCATGGATGAATACTTGAGGATTGGAGAAACCATTGCAATAAAAAGCTTTAAAAAGTTTGTTAAAGCGGTAGTTTCAATCTTTTCTGAAGAGTACTTGAGGTCACCAAACACCAATGACATTGCAAGATTGTTAGCGGTTGGCCAACATCGTGGATTTTCAGGAATGCTAGGAAGCATCGACTGCATGCATTGGAAATGGAAGAATTGTCCAAGTAAGTGGAAAGGTCAATATATTGGTCATACACGTGATCCAACGATAATTCTGGAAATCGTGGCGTCGTATGACCTTTGCATGCATTTTTTGGGTTACCGGGGTCTCACAATGACATCAATATCCTAG
- the LOC142633550 gene encoding glutathione S-transferase T3-like, which yields MGQSIPPIAKKSTTKRRGQRGINFTIDEDVKLVSAWLNVSLDAVTSTDQKHTTFWERIWSTFHNDKKFNRSKDSLTSRWSIIQKETNKFCGCLAQIENRNQSGKTEHDKIEDAKTLYLNNSKNAFQLEHCWRVLKNEAKWLILRENLNARKRKPATQSSRTFASSIDLDEDNDEMNSGETLERPIGKKAEKEKLKKRKNCDDVVPILSSKLDEIKEEKRRMHEEKKESMRIALEERRELMCIASEERRELIRLKEEKNEVEKRKIEDEIMMKDTRTMDPEQQEYIRLRRLEILDRLKSKFPS from the exons ATGGGACAATCTATACCCCCTATTGCAAAAAAATCAACTACTAAGAGACGAGGTCAACGGGGAATCAACTTCACCATAGATGAAGATGTTAAGCTAGTATCAGCGTGGCTCAATGTTAGCTTAGATGCCGTGACATCAACGGACCAAAAGCACACAACATTTTGGGAAAGAATTTGGTCCACCTTCCACAATGACAAGAAATTTAACCGCTCCAAGGATTCTTTAACTAGTCGGTGGTCTATTATTCAAAAGGAGACCAACAAGTTTTGTGGATGCTTGGCCCAAATTGAGAACCGGAATCAAAGTGGTAAAACTGAGCATGACAAG ATTGAAGATGCAAAAACTCTTTAtctaaataatagcaaaaatgcaTTTCAATTGGAACATTGTTGGAGAGTTTTGAAGAATGAAGCTAAGTGGTTGATTCTAAGAGAAAATTTGAACGCCCGCAAAAGAAAGCCAGCCACACAATCTTCTCGTACTTTTGCAAGCTCAATAGATCTAGATGAAGATAATGATGAGATGAACTCCGGCGAAACCTTGGAGAGACCCATAGGCAAGAAGGCCGAAAAggagaaattaaagaaaagaaagaattgtgATGATGTGGTCCCAATACTTTCCTCCAAATTGGACGAAATCAAGGAAGAAAAGAGGAGAATGCATGAGGAGAAGAAGGAAAGTATGCGCATTGCATTAGAAGAACGAAGAGAGTTAATGTGCATTGCATCCGAAGAACGAAGAGAGTTGATTCGTCTCAAGGAAGAGAAGAATGAAGTAGAAAAGAGGAAAATAGAAGATGAAATTATGATGAAAGATACAAGAACCATGGATCCTGAGCAACAAGAATATATTCGTCTACGTCGTTTGGAAATCTTGGATAGGTTAAAGTCAAAATTTCCATCATAA
- the LOC142636994 gene encoding uncharacterized protein LOC142636994, producing the protein MTTSKRLSERKVAKFQKNITKRGLVPETTSKKGYDYPVGPIVLGFFVFVVIGSSLFQIIRTATSGGMA; encoded by the exons ATG ACTACTTCAAAGCGCCTTTCTGAGAGGAAAGTGGCAAAGTTTCAGAAGAATATCACAAAGAGGGGATTAGTGCCTGAAACCACTTCAAAGAAAGGATATGACTACCCAGTTGGGCCTATCGTTCTTGGTTTCTTTGTCTTTGTTGTCATTGGATCAT CCCTCTTTCAGATAATAAGGACAGCTACAAGCGGTGGGATGGCCTGA
- the LOC142635605 gene encoding uncharacterized protein LOC142635605: MNLSVDLVLLDEKDNLIHESIRKSFVGHFRDIQEGKIYRIKSFRVVKNKDAYKIVNHKYMIRFYTTFVKLLKTYDQLIAKQKFELVPFDELKFLADKNTTLTNVIRETVGILTWKR; the protein is encoded by the exons atgaaCTTGAGTGTTGATTTGGTGCTACTTGATGAGAAG GATAACCTTATTCATGAAAGTATTAGAAAATCATTtgttggtcattttagagataTACAAGAAGGAAAAATTTATCGAATTAAATCTTTTAGAGTTGTCAAAAACAAGGATGCTTACAAGATTGTGAATCACAAGTACATGATAAGATTTTATACAACATTTGTGAAGTTGTTAAAAACATATGATCAACTTATTGCAAAACAGAAATTTGAATTGGTTCCATTTGACGAGTTGAAGTTTCTTGCTGACAAAAACACAACTCTAACAA ATGTAATAAGAGAAACCGTAGGAATTCTCACATGGAAAAgatag
- the LOC142634257 gene encoding uncharacterized protein LOC142634257: MASLKLKPHSRYSSYDTRSSTSSHFSDPSSSTEQLNKQFKLNSSSSSSSSSKALVVKSSKPSDLSSHAKSKPSNPNLATMVKKFMEKKPSSSSSSSSKAVKMVIPSDVIAEDLKRTARKGASFKGLHKKLFGTGNGNETTVFDSKKKKEVKALTEVKENTRTLAMVLRSERELLGMNKDQEMEISQLKFMLEEKSTEVEKLKDLCLKQREEIKALKSAILFPDVLNSQLQGLLEKQNSELKQAKQLIPTLQRQVTSLTGQLQYLAEDLAEVKADKHSARACFQHHGSSPRTPIYDLEQASNSLDFSSGDPTTPGSPDDMFLKDVNPCLTPYCAKSKSKEFEAMGYDSPDDEFLFENNMEIGFNARTRKMSKSSDCCQNENTGSTMARVARRSDETKCTYGKQMHHKLF, from the exons ATGGCGTCTCTGAAGCTGAAGCCCCACTCGCGGTACAGCTCGTACGACACACGCTCCTCAACTTCCTCGCACTTTTCCGACCCATCTTCATCCACTGAGCAACTAAACAAGCAGTTCAAGCTGaactcttcatcttcatcttcttcttcttcaaaagcaCTCGTTGTCAAGTCCTCCAAGCCGTCCGATCTGTCCTCCCACGCCAAATCCAAGCCTTCAAATCCCAACTTAGCCACAATGGTGAAGAAGTTCATGGAGAAGAAGccgtcgtcttcttcttcttcttcgtcgaAGGCGGTGAAGATGGTGATTCCGTCGGATGTGATTGCAGAGGACTTGAAGAGGACGGCGAGGAAAGGAGCGAGCTTCAAGGGCTTGCACAAGAAGCTGTTTGGGACTGGGAATGGGAATGAAACGACAGTGTTTGACAGTAAGAAAAAGAAGGAGGTGAAGGCTCTGACTGAGGTGAAGGAGAACACGAGGACTTTGGCGATGGTGTTGAGGAGTGAGAGAGAGCTTCTGGGTATGAATAAGGACCAAGAGATGGAGATTTCTCAGCTTAAGTTCATGCTTGAGGAGAAGAGCACAGAG GTTGAGAAGTTGAAGGATTTGTGTTTGAAGCAACGGGAAGAAATTAAGGCATTGAAGAGTGCGATACTATTCCCAGATGTTCTGAACTCTCAACTTCAAGGACTTCTAGAGAAGCAAAATTCAGAGTTGAAACAAGCGAAACAGCTCATCCCAACTCTCCAAAGGCAGGTCACTTCTCTCACAGGTCAACTACAATACCTTGCAGAAGATCTTGCTGAG GTGAAAGCAGATAaacattcagcaagagcatGTTTCCAACATCATGGCAGTTCTCCAAGGACACCAATATATGATCTTGAACAGGCCTCTAATTCTTTG GACTTTAGCTCTGGTGATCCAACAACTCCTGGTAGTCCAGATGACATGTTCCTCAAGGATGTAAATCCCTGCTTAACGCCCTATTGTGCCAAGTCAAAATCCAAA GAATTTGAGGCAATGGGCTACGATTCTCCAGATGACGAATTCCTATTTGAAAACAATATGGAGATTGGTTTCAATGCACGAACGAGGAAGATGTCCAAAAGTTCTGATTGTTGCCAAAATGAAAATACAGGGAGCACAATGGCCAGAGTAGCTCGTAGATCAGATGAAACCAAATGCACATATGGAAAGCAAATGCACCATAAACTTTTCTAG